From the Bacteroides sp. genome, the window GTCGAATGCTATGCGGTCCTTGATAAAAAGCAGGAACACCCAGAAGTAAAGCGAAATATAATACGAAAGGGCGGCTGTGCGCTCCATCACCCTTTTTGAGCGCTCATCTTCCACCGGCTCTCCCCTGCGGGCGCTGCTCAGTCGCTTAAAGCCAAAAAACAAGGCAAACAATACCACAATCAGGATGACCCCAAAATGAAGCCATTCAATGGGGTTTGAACGGTCGGATGCAGGCATGTAATAATACCACAATCCCAGGCTGGCCAATAACAGGCCGACAATGACAAATACCAGCAGTGCTTTTTTCATGGCTATAATGTTAATTATTTCTAACACAAAGTTAGAAATACTTAACATTCCGATGACAAATAAATTGTTAAAAAATGTTAACTGATTGAAAAAAGTGCCTGGAAACCAGCAGGAATCAGGCAAACAGGTGAGTAAACAGGATCCTCAGGCCGATCAGGATGAGGATCATGCCGCCCAGCACCTCCGCACGCTTCCCGAACTTGCCGTTGACATTCTTCCCCAGCAGCATCCCGATCATCGCACTAAGGAAGGTAATGAAGCCAATGATGACCACCGCCTGCCAGATATTTACATCGAGGAAAGCAAGGCTGACGCCGACCACCAGGGCATCGATACTGGTGGCAATGGCCATGCCCAGCAGCACGGTAAATACCAGGGGATTAAGTTTTTTAACTGTGTCCTCCTTCAGTGAATCGATGATCATTTTCATCCCAATGGCGGCCAGCAAGGTAAATGCAATCCAATGATCCAGGCGACTGAGGTACTGTTCGACCATTTGCCCGCCCAGCCAGCCCAACCAGGGCATCAAACCCTGGAAAAGTGCCAGCACCAGGGCAACCCTTACCCCTTGCCAGAAGCGGATATGGTTAATCATCAGCCCGGTGGACAC encodes:
- a CDS encoding DUF2178 domain-containing protein, whose translation is MKKALLVFVIVGLLLASLGLWYYYMPASDRSNPIEWLHFGVILIVVLFALFFGFKRLSSARRGEPVEDERSKRVMERTAALSYYISLYFWVFLLFIKDRIAFDQEELLGTGILGMALSFAISWLIVHFRGIRNE
- a CDS encoding manganese efflux pump MntP family protein, which produces MHYIELILIGLGLSFDTFAVSVSTGLMINHIRFWQGVRVALVLALFQGLMPWLGWLGGQMVEQYLSRLDHWIAFTLLAAIGMKMIIDSLKEDTVKKLNPLVFTVLLGMAIATSIDALVVGVSLAFLDVNIWQAVVIIGFITFLSAMIGMLLGKNVNGKFGKRAEVLGGMILILIGLRILFTHLFA